One part of the Streptomyces sp. AM 2-1-1 genome encodes these proteins:
- a CDS encoding MFS transporter, with translation MSIDSRDTARTEALTSVGTATAATPTADTPAGSAPVKRGLVLFLVATAQLICVLDATIANVMLPQLRGDLGLGTAGLQWVMNIYVLLFGGLMLLGGRLTDVFSRRTVLVAGLLLFTAGSLVAALAQGGGTMLTGRGLQGIGAAALSPAALSILVTTFPEPAARAKALGIWGTVMGVGASLGTLLGGAVTDIDWRWAFLINVPIGALLLGGVLTRIPRMAPKGPRPPADVPGAVTGTLGLLSLVFGVVTAGGEGWTDPTALAALAAAVVLLAVFVRVERTAKAPLLPLHLLRRRSVATGTLAQLITAGLMLPAFFMLPQYMQLVLGYSPMEVGLAYIPTSLAMLLVSGAVPVMIARFGPRTPYVLGSVLLAGVLGLMLNSGTGSGYWSLLLPVTALLGVGLVLCMMTAPVVGTRDASEEDAGTTSAVLNAATEIGGALALAVTATVVGSRLASLTGDGVAPDEALNEALQSGFLVLFGWVALNLLVGIFGFGGRPAADEAKL, from the coding sequence CGCCCGTCAAGCGCGGACTGGTCCTCTTCCTGGTCGCCACCGCCCAGCTGATCTGCGTCCTGGACGCCACGATCGCCAACGTGATGCTCCCGCAGCTCCGCGGCGACCTCGGCCTCGGCACCGCGGGCCTGCAGTGGGTGATGAACATCTACGTGCTGCTCTTCGGCGGCCTGATGCTCCTCGGCGGCCGGCTCACCGACGTCTTCTCACGCCGCACGGTGCTGGTCGCGGGGCTCCTGCTGTTCACGGCGGGCTCCCTCGTGGCCGCCCTCGCCCAGGGCGGCGGCACCATGCTGACCGGCCGCGGGCTCCAGGGCATCGGCGCCGCCGCCCTCTCGCCGGCCGCCCTGTCCATCCTGGTCACCACCTTCCCCGAGCCCGCGGCCCGCGCCAAGGCACTCGGCATCTGGGGCACCGTCATGGGGGTCGGCGCCAGCCTGGGCACCCTGCTCGGCGGGGCCGTCACCGACATCGACTGGCGGTGGGCGTTCCTGATCAACGTGCCCATCGGCGCCCTGCTGCTCGGCGGCGTCCTCACCCGCATCCCGCGCATGGCCCCCAAGGGCCCCCGCCCGCCCGCCGACGTTCCCGGCGCGGTCACCGGCACCCTCGGCCTGCTCTCCCTGGTCTTCGGTGTCGTCACCGCGGGCGGCGAGGGCTGGACCGACCCGACCGCGCTGGCCGCACTCGCCGCCGCCGTCGTCCTGCTCGCGGTCTTCGTCCGCGTCGAGCGCACCGCGAAGGCCCCGCTCCTCCCGCTGCACCTGCTGCGCCGGCGCTCCGTCGCCACCGGCACCCTCGCCCAGCTGATCACGGCCGGCCTGATGCTGCCCGCCTTCTTCATGCTGCCGCAGTACATGCAGCTGGTGCTCGGCTACAGCCCGATGGAGGTGGGCCTCGCCTACATCCCGACCAGCCTCGCGATGCTCCTGGTGTCGGGCGCGGTGCCCGTCATGATCGCCAGGTTCGGTCCGCGCACGCCGTACGTCCTCGGCAGCGTCCTGCTCGCCGGCGTCCTCGGCCTGATGCTCAACTCCGGTACCGGCAGCGGCTACTGGTCGCTGCTGCTGCCCGTCACCGCGCTCCTGGGCGTCGGCCTGGTCCTGTGCATGATGACCGCCCCGGTCGTGGGCACCCGGGACGCCTCCGAGGAGGACGCGGGCACCACCTCCGCCGTCCTCAACGCCGCCACCGAGATCGGCGGCGCCCTGGCGCTCGCCGTCACCGCCACCGTCGTCGGCAGCCGGCTCGCCTCCCTCACCGGCGACGGCGTCGCCCCCGACGAGGCGCTCAACGAAGCGCTCCAGAGCGGCTTCCTGGTCCTCTTCGGCTGGGTCGCGCTCAACCTCCTCGTCGGGATCTTCGGATTCGGCGGCCGCCCCGCGGCCGACGAAGCGAAGCTCTGA
- the pdhA gene encoding pyruvate dehydrogenase (acetyl-transferring) E1 component subunit alpha, translating to MTPKPSPSATWPPRPTAPARGAGPRPTGTGPPPARPPPWACPAPVRARAPPRTPRGARRSPRSPPRPCSPGGPPSRERRSCVSRATPTTPRPSPTYAAASTDPHESRRPRMTTELIQLLTPEGKRVDHPGYAFDPGPDQLRSLYRDMVLTRRIDAEAVTLQRQGELALWPSLLGQEAAQIGSGRAARDDDRIFPSYREHGVAFVRDVDPVHLLTLFRGAGHGSWDPAEHNFHTYTLVIGSQVLHATGYAMGVAKDGADAAVIAYFGDGATSQGDVAEAFNFAAVYDAPVVFFCQNNQWAISESNERQSRVPLHQRARGFGFPGVRVDGNDVLACLAVTRAALDHARSGRGPMLIEAYTYRMGAHTTSDDPTRYRDSAEVAEWEAKDPILRLGRHLRSEGLADEAYFAALATESEALGKRVRDLVRTMPDPPHAEMFRHVYADGHALVEEERAGFTAYQEAFASSAAGEADQP from the coding sequence GTGACCCCGAAGCCCTCACCCTCGGCGACGTGGCCCCCGCGGCCGACGGCGCCGGCCCGGGGAGCGGGCCCGCGGCCCACTGGAACTGGTCCACCGCCGGCGCGGCCGCCGCCCTGGGCCTGCCCGGCACCCGTCCGGGCCCGCGCACCGCCCCGCACGCCCCGTGGTGCGCGCCGGAGCCCCCGCTCGCCTCCGCGTCCGTGTTCGCCCGGCGGTCCGCCTTCCCGGGAGCGCCGCTCCTGCGTCTCGCGGGCGACCCCGACGACGCCTCGGCCGAGCCCCACATATGCCGCGGCATCGACTGATCCGCACGAGAGCCGGAGACCCCGTATGACCACCGAGCTCATCCAGTTGCTGACCCCCGAGGGCAAGCGGGTGGACCACCCCGGCTACGCCTTCGACCCCGGGCCGGACCAACTGCGCTCCCTGTACCGGGACATGGTCCTGACGCGCCGCATCGACGCCGAGGCCGTCACCCTCCAGCGCCAGGGCGAGCTGGCGCTCTGGCCCTCGCTGCTCGGCCAGGAGGCCGCCCAGATCGGCTCCGGACGGGCCGCGCGGGACGACGACCGGATCTTCCCCAGCTACCGGGAGCACGGCGTCGCCTTCGTCCGGGACGTCGACCCCGTCCACCTGCTCACCCTGTTCCGGGGAGCCGGCCACGGCAGCTGGGACCCCGCGGAGCACAACTTCCACACCTACACCCTGGTCATCGGCTCGCAGGTGCTGCACGCCACCGGCTACGCCATGGGCGTCGCCAAGGACGGTGCGGACGCGGCCGTGATCGCGTACTTCGGTGACGGCGCCACCAGCCAGGGCGACGTGGCCGAGGCCTTCAACTTCGCCGCCGTCTACGACGCCCCGGTCGTCTTCTTCTGCCAGAACAACCAGTGGGCGATCTCCGAGTCGAACGAGAGGCAGTCGCGCGTCCCCCTCCACCAACGCGCCCGGGGCTTCGGCTTCCCGGGCGTCCGGGTGGACGGCAACGACGTGCTGGCCTGCCTCGCCGTCACCCGGGCCGCCCTCGACCACGCCCGGTCCGGCCGGGGACCGATGCTGATCGAGGCGTACACCTACCGGATGGGCGCCCACACCACGTCCGACGACCCGACCCGCTACCGGGACTCCGCCGAGGTCGCCGAGTGGGAGGCGAAGGACCCGATCCTGCGCCTCGGCCGGCACCTGAGGTCGGAAGGGCTCGCGGACGAGGCGTACTTCGCGGCGCTCGCCACCGAGAGCGAGGCGCTCGGCAAGCGGGTGCGCGACCTGGTCCGGACGATGCCCGACCCGCCGCACGCCGAGATGTTCCGCCATGTGTACGCGGACGGGCACGCCCTCGTCGAGGAGGAGCGGGCCGGGTTCACCGCGTACCAGGAAGCATTCGCATCCTCCGCAGCAGGAGAGGCCGACCAGCCATGA